Proteins encoded by one window of Streptomyces sp. ALI-76-A:
- a CDS encoding hydroxymethylglutaryl-CoA lyase: MTLPMAVPAPGLPARVRIHEVGARDGLQNEKGTVPTEVKAEFVSRLAGAGLTTIEATSFVHPRWVPQLADAEELFPLVRDLAADLPVLVPNERGLDRALALGATRVAVFASATESFARANLNRTVDEALAMFESVVARAKAEGVHVRGYLSMCFGDPWEGAVPVPQVVRVCRALLDMGCDELSLGDTIGVATPGHVLALLTALTEQRVPVGALGVHFHDTYGQALANTLAALQYGVTTVDASAGGLGGCPYAKSATGNLATEDLVWMLQGLGVDTGVDLGRLVATSVWMAGRLGRPSPSRTVRALSHEDPESRKEQ, encoded by the coding sequence ATGACGCTGCCCATGGCCGTCCCGGCGCCCGGCCTGCCCGCCCGCGTCCGGATCCACGAGGTCGGCGCGCGCGACGGCCTGCAGAACGAGAAGGGCACCGTCCCGACGGAGGTCAAGGCGGAGTTCGTGAGCCGGCTCGCCGGCGCGGGCCTGACCACGATCGAGGCGACCAGCTTCGTCCACCCCCGATGGGTGCCCCAACTGGCCGACGCGGAGGAGTTGTTCCCGCTGGTGCGGGACCTGGCGGCGGACCTCCCGGTGCTCGTGCCGAACGAACGCGGCCTGGACCGCGCGCTCGCGCTGGGCGCCACCCGGGTGGCCGTCTTCGCCAGCGCCACCGAGTCCTTCGCCAGGGCCAACCTCAACCGCACGGTCGACGAGGCGCTGGCGATGTTCGAGTCGGTGGTCGCCCGGGCGAAGGCGGAGGGCGTGCACGTGCGCGGCTACCTCTCCATGTGCTTCGGCGACCCCTGGGAGGGCGCGGTGCCCGTCCCGCAGGTCGTCCGGGTCTGCCGGGCCCTGCTGGACATGGGCTGCGACGAACTGAGCCTCGGCGACACGATCGGCGTGGCCACGCCCGGTCACGTGCTGGCCCTGCTCACCGCCCTCACCGAACAGCGGGTCCCGGTCGGCGCGCTGGGCGTGCACTTCCACGACACGTACGGCCAGGCGCTCGCCAACACCCTGGCCGCGCTCCAGTACGGCGTCACCACCGTCGACGCCTCGGCGGGTGGCCTCGGCGGCTGCCCGTACGCCAAGTCCGCGACCGGCAACCTCGCCACCGAGGACCTCGTATGGATGCTCCAGGGGCTCGGCGTCGACACCGGCGTCGACCTCGGCCGTCTCGTCGCCACAAGCGTCTGGATGGCCGGCCGGCTGGGCCGCCCCAGCCCTTCCCGCACCGTTCGCGCCCTGTCCCACGAGGACCCCGAAAGCCGCAAGGAGCAGTGA